ACCGGTGCCATCTTCTTTGACAACCAGTCCTTTGAAGCTGAGACTTCCCTCCGCGGAGAGTACATCACCCGGCTGACACCCGTGGTGGAACTTACGGTGGGAAGCCAGATCAAACGGGTCGAAACCAATTCGAAACTGTTTCTGAACAATTTCTCCGACCGGTTCGGAACGGCCTTTAACGGTATTAATTCGGACAACACCCTTACCGGATGGAAATGGGCCGGTTACTTTCAAACAGCGCATGAATGGAGCAACCAGTTTGATTACACCGTCGGACTCAGAACCGATTACTTTTCGGAATTGCGCAATGAGTGGTCCCTTTCTCCCAGGTTGGCAGCCGGTTTCAACATGAACGAACTGACCCGCTTTACCGGATCGGTCGGATTGTACCATCAGACCCCGCAGCTGACCTGGCTGGCCAATAATCCAACCAATCGTCAGTTGGATCAGATCCGTGTGGTTCAGACTGTTTTTGGTTTTGAACGGATGCTTCGGTTCGATACCCGTTTGCGGGTGGAAGTTTTCCAGAAAAATTACCGGAACTATCCTGCCAGCACCGTCCGTCCATACCTGGTGTTGTCGAATGCAGGTGCCGGATTTGGTGGCGGTGAGGATGGATTCAGCAATTTTGGTTTTGAGCCATTGGTGAGTGAAGGGAAAGGCTACTCACAGGGAATTGAATTTTCCGTCCAGAAAAAACTGAGCGAGGTCCGGTGTTACGGAATTGCTTCTCTTACCATCAGCGAGGCTTACTTTACAGCGGTCAACGGGAAGGAGTATAAGAGTTCATATATGCAACCGATTCTGTTCAATCTTTCCGGCGGATACCAGATCGACAATCACTGGGAGGTGGCGCTGAAATTCAGGGCGGCCAGCGGACTTCCTTACACACCGTTTAATCCGGATGGAACCCGTGATGTGGCCCGGTACAATCAGGATCAGCTGGCTGTCACCCATCAGCTCGATGTGCGGGTGGACCGCCGGTGGAATTTCACGGGATGGAATCTGATCACCTATCTGGATGTGCAGAATCTGTACAACCGGAATAATGAATTTTCTGCAAGCTGGGATATTGAGAAAAATGAAGTGTCCCGTTCCGCCGGTATTGGAATCCTGCCTGTAATCGGCATTTCAGCAGAATTCTGAGAAACGGGATCAGTTTAATTCATTTATGGCGGCCGGCAAAGTGACAAAAAACCGGCTGCCCTTTCCGGGTTCACTTTCAGCGCGGATAGTACCACGGTTTTTCATCACCAGTTCGCGGCACAGAATGAGTCCGATTCCGGTGCCCGGTTCGTTACCGGTCCCGGGTTTTTGAAGAGACCCTTCTTCGCTCCACAGGCTCTGCAACGTATCGGGTGACATGCCGGTACCGTTATCCTCAAACACCACCTGTATTGCATCAGTCTTTTTGACTGCTGCCACACGGATGGTTCCTCCGAGCCAGGAATACTTGATGGCGTTGCTGAGCAGGTTCCGGAAAACAATCCTCAGCGTATTCTGATCGGCCACTACCAACAGGTCAGGATCTATCTGCACATCCATGTCGATGGATTTGGTGATCAGGCTTCCGTTCACATCCTTCAGAGCAGCATCAACAATTCCCCTCAGATCAACCGTGCCGGGTTTGAAAGTCAGACCGCCCGATTGGGATTGTGTCCATAAAAGCAGATCA
The sequence above is drawn from the Bacteroidota bacterium genome and encodes:
- a CDS encoding TonB-dependent receptor, producing MLKRLLPLLLLTAVPLTTLALNAGGIITGQVTDKITRQPILGANILVVETGTGDATDASGTFTISGLEPGIYSIRVSYLGYQSVTRTDIVVSNVSFTKLTIDLEPQDLELEAVEITSSYYRTSTDAVTSLQNFSYEEIRRAPGGNEDVIRAISVVPGVAAQANGRNDLVVRGGGPTENLFLIDGLEVPNINHFGTQGATGGPLSLINLDFVDGTDFSTGGFGVRYGDRLSSVTSISLREARTDRWGGKATISGSQFGANAEGPLGTAGSNMHLSVRRSYLDWIFKAAGFGFIPQYWDFQTKVVYPISNTDRLDFFAIGALDDVIFNSDTREKRLSNSQILGSDQNQYVTGLTWRRVSSSGLFTLTGGRTYVDFSSQQADTTGAIFFDNQSFEAETSLRGEYITRLTPVVELTVGSQIKRVETNSKLFLNNFSDRFGTAFNGINSDNTLTGWKWAGYFQTAHEWSNQFDYTVGLRTDYFSELRNEWSLSPRLAAGFNMNELTRFTGSVGLYHQTPQLTWLANNPTNRQLDQIRVVQTVFGFERMLRFDTRLRVEVFQKNYRNYPASTVRPYLVLSNAGAGFGGGEDGFSNFGFEPLVSEGKGYSQGIEFSVQKKLSEVRCYGIASLTISEAYFTAVNGKEYKSSYMQPILFNLSGGYQIDNHWEVALKFRAASGLPYTPFNPDGTRDVARYNQDQLAVTHQLDVRVDRRWNFTGWNLITYLDVQNLYNRNNEFSASWDIEKNEVSRSAGIGILPVIGISAEF